The following are encoded in a window of Vespula vulgaris chromosome 8, iyVesVulg1.1, whole genome shotgun sequence genomic DNA:
- the LOC127065634 gene encoding trithorax group protein osa isoform X2, translating to MAATQAESQQNDVKLNESVKCAQKRPQVGGNSASGSTKQQLDPEPGDKVSRGAAQLLKYVNRGGDTAFEMSQYREDIGGHTAGEIKSPREAGQAPQETIGKQEALDASGHAGHPGHPFAPNVIRDYSEEYTNKSNEFSAKPLTDYQGKQIPEYVTKHGEFPGIHRPDMEEHYAASKVESRLAYVGSTPASFPGQPRFLSGQSISQATGPTPTLNQLLQASTPVHRFHGNYPGMGPESYQQPWPMQRPPVVPPVYPQPSQRPPQTGSPRLHGGPGGPSSPTPMPYQQYAQRYSSPARPHTPYSHHQLNSYTTQTSHPSSLYTEQRGWNQGGPPNPPPPPPSNQVNPSSQSPQRALSQSPAPPPSASPQPQPTQSQSFHNLQQRSTTPNTQGIDSGELSGQNSNDSSNGPACPGTPNSQGMRPTPSPTGSTGSRSMSPAVGQQNVQMPPRPSSSQSDGNGPARMSHSPMTTQGAYQQPLGPSTHMHSYKMNSTGPGVVQPGPGSASLGGINPMGGGMGYSAGGTAAGQPGGYHAQSTYPPPRPHMQFPQGYPSPANSQPPPNNQYQPPNRPNNLVQYPPYAHKMGFNNVPPGMPPSPGPPQVYAVSGATGGMVPPGTPSVAVIGNMGPPASSMGPPPPSPNHVSNQPPPPSSAVPHIHTPAATPPLNHEGSPMPPPSTTPNSHPTSTPTPTSHNSTDLTPETSNDSGITTTASGTSSINVTSTSSGTVTSVITTGPDGTSLDEGSQQSTLSNASAASGEDAAFTPKVRKEMLGGYHSHPATPQSTVPSPGAASINSIHEEYPDMNSPGWPRTPASPVFNSHVPQDPYRSKKPDSLAKLYEMDDSMERRTWLDKLVSFMEERRTPITSCPTISKNPLDLFRLYLYVKDRGGFMEVTKNKTWKDIAGSLGIGASSSAAYTLRKHYTKHLLAFECHFDRGGVDPQPIINQVEAGSKKKANKGTASVPSPGSSNSQDSFPAAGSSNASMDGYGSYQSSYAGGTPGGPTSEYTPPPPRPPSQSSAPSPHQGIQQSSYQTTGSYQNYPQDQYIRPQGNALSQQAEFSQPYSPRSHYPPYVPDVDSSLSNRGYPSGNMPPNTASGQDMYNRYSSSQQPGNYPTGTPPNARSNSYPSAPQAHPASVSQQTATSQPSSPSQPPSASSYSCPQDYYRQEQGGYGGPGGSQIYTPGASSNKNMPPPPPGPSQPRRHPDFAKDQQYPQYNQQRPAYPVAGWPSTTSQYNSSSGNNRVQYPNQQNQPQAPQQQQPQQQPQQPPPPVASASSAASAVGAIASGQQWGSQQPNRTSSQPSLNTIGHTPPPWDHRYSNQPSPLYPPPGTHQNQLGMSPIMSQQPTSKREMTFPPDSVEAVTPLLYKRRKLTRADVAPVEAWRIMMALRSGLLAESCWALDVLNILLFDDSCVSYFGLTHLPGLLDVLLEHFSRSLSDMFESSANDDDHYWSQPANGPEVDLGAVTRPIDPEDRTKLLSSSNYTFLSRRGRPVKIVPRDDDIFVLDSRRSWDHQECEADTEPWQVDTSATKYIVTCFQSEICSVPFARLLRDEKPPLLQKEVEHNIDSKDEFKMEAGSADIAEYSHKFTESGGESSEKPKDNNGERKQLDKKKKTKTLSDVLSRIKREPVEMNDLTRELFEKKHDGYKKDTDGETKANNNMGEHFVDIPSQKSDEEGQQSIPTQNGLNDSATVISNVDLEKVDVKSESEEQESPRDENEGPRLQIRDPAGTLKRRRISDYEDESYSRDEASLYLVTETQDNLARRCVCLSTILRNLTFIPGNEAEFAKNVTFLSLLGKLLLLYHEHPARAQKTRNYDREEDADFADSCSSLQGESEWWWDFLHHIRENILVMAANIAGHMDLSQHPEEISRPVLDGLLHWAVCPAAHGQDPFPTVGPNSALSPQRLALEALCKLCVTECNVDLVVATPPYSRLQRLCSVLTRLLCRSEEQVLREFGVNLLHFLSAADSGVARTIALQTPCITLLVSFIEYAETSAIGVANQHGLAALRDNPESMGTSLDMLRRAAGTLLNLARHPDNRTLLLQHESRLLALVMSQILDQQVAAIVARVLFQCSRGT from the exons ATGGCTGCGACGCAAGCCGAGAGCCAACAAAACGATGTGAAGCTGAACGAGTCCGTGAAATGCGCACAGAAACGTCCGCAAGTTGGTGGAAATAGTGCAAGTGGTAGTACAAAGCAGCAGCTGGATCCAGAGCCGGGTGATAAAGTGTCCCGGGGCGCGGCCCAGCTGCTTAAATATGTGAATCGCGGTGGGGACACGGCTTTCGAGATGAGTCAATACCGCGAGGACATTGGTGGACACACTGCCGGTGAAATAAAATCTCCACGAGAGGCCGGCCAAGCTCCCCAGGAGACTATCGGTAAACAGGAGGCCCTTGACGCATCTGGACACGCGGGTCATCCTGGACATCCGTTTGCGCCGAACGTTATACGTGACTACTCTGAAGAGTATACCAATAAATCTAATGAATTTTCCGCCAAACCATTGACCGATTATCAAGGCAAACAGATACCAGAATACGTGACGAAACATGGAGAATTTCCAGGAATTCATCGGCCGGACATGGAAGAACATTATGCTGCTTCTAAGGTCGAGTCAAGATTAGCGTATGTAGGAAGTACTCCTGCCAGCTTTCCTGGGCAACCAAGGTTTTTATCGGGTCAAAGTATATCACAAGCCACAGGTCCAACGCCTACTCTGAATCAGTTACTTCAGGCATCGACACCTGTGCATCGATTCCATGGGAACTATCCTGGGATGGGACCTGAATCTTATCAACAGCCGTGGCCTATGCAACGACCACCGGTTGTACCACCTGTATATCCTCAACCTAGCCAACGTCCTCCACAAAcg GGTTCACCAAGACTACATGGAGGACCAGGAGGACCTAGTTCTCCAACTCCTATGCCATACCAACAATATGCCCAACGTTATTCCTCTCCTGCTAGACCCCATACACCTTACAGTCATCATCAG TTAAATTCATATACGACACAAACCAGCCATCCTTCCAGTCTATATACGGAACAAAGAGGATGGAATCAAGGTGGTCCTCCAaatcctccacctccacctccatctAATCAAGTAAATCCTTCAAGTCAGTCACCTCAAAGAGCTCTCTCTCAGTCtccagcaccaccaccatctGCTTCACCTCAACCTCAACCAACTCAATCTCAA agTTTCCACAATCTACAACAACGATCAACAACACCGAATACTCAAGGAATAGATTCTGGG GAATTGTCAGGACAAAATAGTAACGACAGTTCGAATGGACCTGCCTGTCCTGGAACACCAAATTCTCAGGGGATGAGGCCTACCCCTTCGCCTACAGGATCCACAGGTTCACGCTCGATGTCCCCTGCTGTTG GTCAACAAAACGTTCAGATGCCTCCACGTCCGTCGAGCAGCCAATCAGACGGTAATGGACCAGCGCGTATGAGTCATTCTCCAATGACGACTCAag GAGCGTATCAACAACCATTGGGTCCTTCTACGCACATGCATAGTTATAAAATGAATAGTACTGGTCCTGGTGTAGTACAACCAGGACCAGGTTCTGCAAGTCTTGGTGGAATTAATCCAATGGGTGGTGGAATGGGATATTCAGCTGGTGGAACGGCTGCAGGTCAGCCTGGAGGTTATCATGCTCAGAGTACCTATCCACCTCCTCGTCCACATATGCAGTTTCCACAGGGTTATCCTTCTCCAGCAAATTCACAACCACCACCAAATAACCAATATCAACCTCCTAATAGACCAAACAATTTGGTGCAATATCCTCCTTATGCg CATAAAATGGGATTTAATAATGTGCCACCTGGAATGCCTCCTAGTCCAGGACCTCCTCAAGTTTATGCAGTTAGCGGAGCAACTGGTGGCATGGTACCTCCTGGTACACCAAGTGTAGCTGTAATAGGTAATATGGGACCTCCAGCAAGTTCTATGGGTCCTCCACCACCTTCACCCAATCATGTGAGCAATCAGCCACCACCTCCAAGCTCAGCAGTACCACATATTCATACCCCTGCTGCAACACCACCACTTAATCATGAAGGAAGTCCAATGCCACCGCCAAGCACTACTCCTAATTCACATCCTACATCAACGCCTACTCCGACGAGTCACAATTCTACTGATCTTACACCGGAGACTTCCAATGATAGTGGAATAACCACTACTGCTTCtg GTACATCGTCTATTAACGTTACTTCAACTTCAAGTGGTACTGTTACATCAGTTATAACAACAGGTCCAGATGGTACATCCTTAGATGAGGGTTCACAGCAATCAACACTGTCAAATGCATCAGCTG CCTCAGGAGAAGATGCAGCTTTCACACCAAAGGTCCGTAAAGAAATGTTAGGTGGATATCACAGTCATCCTGCAACACCACAAAGTACAGTCCCATCTCCTGGTGCTGCTAGCATTAATTCGATTCATGAGGAATATCCTGATATGAACAGTCCAGGCTGGCCACGTACACCTGCTAGTCCt GTGTTTAACAGTCATGTGCCTCAAGACCCATACAGATCTAag AAACCAGACAGCTTAGCAAAGCTTTATGAGATGGACGATTCAATGGAACGAAGAACATGGTTAGACAAATTAGTTTCTTTCATGGAAGAACGAAGAACTCCAATCACTAGCTGTCCAACAATCTCCAAGAACCCCCTCGACCTATTCCGGCTATACCTCTACGTGAAGGATAGGGGGGGCTTCATGGAG GTAACGAAGAATAAAACATGGAAAGATATCGCTGGATCACTGGGCATTGGCGCAAGTAGTAGCGCAGCATATACATTACGAAAACATTATACAAAACACTTATTGGCATTCGAATGTCACTTCGATCGTGGTGGTGTAGACCCACAACCTATCATAAATCAAGTCGAAGCTGGTTCTAAGAAAAAAGCGAATAAAGGAACAGCTTCTGTACCATCACCTG ggTCTTCCAATTCACAAGATTCCTTCCCTGCTGCTGGCTCTAGTAATGCTTCAATGGATGGTTATGGTAGCTATCAAAGTAGTTATGCTGGTGGTACACCAGGAGGACCAACATCAGAATATACACCTCCTCCGCCAAGACCACCTAGCCAAAGTAGCGCTCCTTCTCCACATCAAg GAATACAACAAAGCAGTTACCAGACAACAGGTTCCTATCAAAATTATCCTCAGGATCAATATATACGACCGCAAGGAAATGCATTATCTCAGCAAGCAGAATTCAGTCAACCTTATTCACCTCGTTCACATTATCCTCCTTATGTACCAGATGTTGACAG TTCTTTGTCGAACAGAGGCTATCCTAGTGGAAATATGCCACCAAATACGGCCAGTGGACAAGATATGTATAATAGATATAGCAGTAGTCAGCAACCAGGAAATTATCCAACGGGAACGCCACCTAATGCTCGGAGCAATAGCTATCCTTCCGCGCCACAAGCCCATCCAGCTAGTGTATCTCAACAAACGGCTACGAGTCAACCTTCTTCACCTTCGCAGCCTCCATCTGCCTCATCGTATTCTTGTCCTCAAGATTATTATCGACAAGAACAG GGTGGTTATGGAGGTCCCGGAGGAAGTCAGATTTATACTCCTGGTGCATCTTCAAACAAAAACAtgccaccaccacctccaggTCCTAGCCAACCTAGGCGTCATCCTGATTTTGCCAAAGACCAACAATATCCTCAATATAATCAACAGCGACCAGCATATCCAG TTGCAGGATGGCCAAGTACAACCAGTCAGTATAATAGCAGTAGTGGAAATAATAGAGTTCAGTATCCAAATCAACAAAATCAGCCTCAAGCTCCACAACAGCAACAACCACAGCAACAACCACAACAACCACCACCTCCTGTTGCTTCTGCGTCTTCAGCTGCTTCCGCCGTGGGAGCTATAGCTTCTGGTCAGCAGTGGGGCAGTCAACAACCAAACAGGACTTCTTCTCAACCAAGTTTGAATACTATAGGTCATACACCTCCACCGTGGGATCATCGTTACTCTAATCAACCATCACCTTTATACCCACCACCAGGAACACACCAG AACCAATTAGGAATGAGTCCTATAATGAGCCAACAGCCTActtcaaagagagaaatgacgTTTCCTCCTGATAGCGTAGAAGCTGTTACGCCATTGTTATATAAACGACGAAAATTAACTCGTGCTGACGTTGCTCCTGTGGAAGCTTGGCGCATAATGATGGCCTTGCGTTCAGGACTACTTGCTGAAAGTTGTTGGGCTCTTGACGTAttgaacattttattatttgatgatTCTTGT GTAAGTTATTTTGGATTGACGCATTTACCCGGATTACTGGACGTCTTATTGGAGCATTTTTCACGGTCATTGTCGGATATGTTCGAATCTTCTGCCAACGACGATGATCATTACTGGAGTCAACCAGCTAATGGACCTGAGGTTGATTTGGGAGCTGTAACACGTCCCATAGATCCAGAAGATCGGACTAAGTTGCTCTCTTCATCGAATTACACGTTTTTGTCAAGGCGTGGACGCCCTGTGAAGATCGTGCCTAGAGATGACGACATATTTGTCTTAGACTCTCGGAGGAGTTGGGATCATCAAGAGTGCGAAGCAGATACGGAGCCGTGGCAGGTCGACACGAGCGCCACAAAATATATAGTGACGTGTTTTCAATCAGAGATATGTTCGGTACCGTTCGCGCGTCTCCTCAGGGACGAGAAGCCACCGCTCTTGCAGAAGGAGGTTGAACACAACATCGACTCGAAGGATGAGTTTAAAATGGAAGCGGGCTCAGCGGATATCGCTGAGTACTCTCACAAGTTCACAGAATCCGGCGGTGAATCGAGTGAAAAACCGAAGGATAATAATGGTGAACGTAAACAATtagacaagaagaaaaaaacgaaaacattGAGCGACGTTTTGTCTAGGATTAAGAGAGAGCCGGTCGAAATGAACGATCTTACACGAGAATTGTTTGAGAAAAAACATGACGGTTATAAGAAGGATACTGACGGTGAGACAAAGGCGAATAACAACATGGGAGAACACTTTGTAGATATACCGTCACAAAAAAGCGACGAAGAAGGACAACAATCGATACCTACACAGAATGGATTAAACGATTCCGCGACAGTTATTAGTAACGTCGATTTGGAGAAGGTCGATGTTAAGTCCGAGAGCGAAGAGCAAGAATCGCCGAGAGACGAGAACGAGGGACCAAGATTACAGATAAGAGATCCTGCCGGTACCTTGAAGAGGAGACGAATAAGCGACTACGAGGATGAAAGTTATTCGCGCGACGAAGCGAGTCTCTACCTCGTGACGGAGACGCAGGACAATTTGGCGCGTCGTTGCGTCTGTCTCTCCACTATCCTGAGGAACCTCACGTTTATACCAGGAAACGAGGCTGAATTTGCAAAGAACGTTACATTTCTCAGCCTACTTGGTAAGCTCTTGTTGCTTTATCACGAGCACCCAGCAAGGGCCCAAAAGACACGAAATTACGACAGAGAGGAAGATGCGGATTTTGCGGATTCCTGTAGCAGTTTGCAAGGTGAAAGCGAATGGTGGTGGGACTTTTTGCATCATATAAGAGAAAACATACTAGTGATGGCGGCGAACATAGCTGGGCATATGGATCTGAGCCAACATCCTGAGGAGATATCTCGTCCAGTTCTCGATGGTCTTTTACATTGGGCCGTATGTCCTGCAGCCCACGGCCAGGATCCCTTCCCAACGGTTGGTCCAAATTCGGCTCTCTCGCCACAGAGACTCGCTCTAGAGGCACTTTGCAAGCTTTGCGTAACCGAATGCAACGTCGACCTGGTTGTTGCGACGCCGCCTTATTCGAGACTTCAGAGGCTCTGCTCTGTGCTGACCAGGCTCCTTTGTCGAAGCGAGGAACAGGTTCTCCGCGAATTCGGTGTAAATCTTTTACACTTCTTATCGGCTGCCGATAGCGGAGTGGCACGTACTATTGCCCTACAAACACCCTGCATCACGCTCCTGGTTTCTTTCATTGAGTACGCCGAAACGAGCGCTATAGGTGTCGCGAATCAGCATGGTCTTGCGGCTCTACGCGATAACCCCGAGTCCATGGGCACCAGCTTAGATATGTTACGACGCGCCGCCGGTACGCTACTCAATCTCGCCAGGCATCCAGACAACAGAACTCTTCTCCTACAACACGAATCACGTTTGCTCGCACTCGTTATGAGTCAGATTCTGGATCAACAAGTTGCCGCGATCGTTGCGCGTGTGCTATTCCAGTGTTCCAGGGGTACGTAA